The following coding sequences lie in one Vibrio splendidus genomic window:
- a CDS encoding HlyD family type I secretion periplasmic adaptor subunit: MSNNQIEHHLRKALVSNNEASKVTADDTIVLASAMTSVHKTLLIIFLLALVAIAVASQARIDIVVSVRGELLLESDVEKVQHLEGGILEEMLVRKGEVVYEGQPIARIRSLDRNTQLDTVNTEITQLELDKIRYESLRDMVEPNFASYIEKFPEQVQVNMNTWQQEFSKNRSNEELITHDIKHKNSLIRSMLKRRKSSENQLSLIRKQLNIKNTLYKEEMASYVDVLNMKVQESNMVREIENLDESVMNERFQLDKLEKQHRDLVENRNSEYQAQIIQANKDLKLKRILQPQHSDKVDRLVVYSPVDGVVDKLHFNFRSAVIPPGESIADIAPINNSLHGEAKIPRKDMGFVEIGQAVKVKMDTYNFAKYGFVEGTIASISRSSYEEEDAEFYLAEIEINRNFLERGGTQYKLSPYMEFTADVKTGSRRVIEYAAKPVMSAIEDAFDER, from the coding sequence ATGAGCAATAACCAAATAGAACATCACTTAAGAAAAGCGCTCGTTTCTAATAATGAGGCTTCTAAGGTCACAGCTGATGACACGATTGTGCTTGCAAGTGCCATGACCAGTGTTCACAAAACGTTGCTCATCATATTCCTACTCGCTTTAGTCGCTATCGCCGTGGCATCACAAGCGCGTATCGACATCGTCGTGTCTGTACGTGGTGAACTGTTGTTGGAATCTGACGTTGAGAAAGTTCAACACCTAGAAGGCGGAATATTAGAAGAGATGTTAGTCCGAAAAGGAGAAGTCGTTTATGAAGGACAGCCGATCGCACGAATACGCTCACTAGACCGCAACACTCAACTTGATACCGTGAATACCGAAATCACTCAGCTAGAGCTAGACAAAATTCGTTATGAAAGCCTACGCGACATGGTAGAACCAAACTTCGCTTCTTATATCGAAAAATTTCCAGAACAAGTTCAGGTCAACATGAATACGTGGCAACAAGAGTTTTCTAAAAACCGCTCCAACGAAGAGCTCATTACCCATGATATTAAACACAAAAACTCTCTGATTAGGTCGATGCTTAAGCGTCGTAAAAGCTCAGAGAACCAACTATCGCTCATTCGCAAACAACTCAACATTAAAAACACACTTTATAAAGAAGAGATGGCGTCTTATGTCGACGTTCTCAACATGAAAGTACAAGAATCCAATATGGTGCGTGAGATTGAGAACCTTGATGAGTCGGTCATGAATGAACGTTTTCAGCTCGACAAACTGGAAAAGCAACACCGTGACTTGGTTGAGAATCGAAACTCCGAGTACCAAGCACAAATCATTCAAGCGAATAAAGATCTCAAGCTAAAACGTATCTTACAACCACAACATTCCGACAAGGTTGATCGACTGGTTGTCTACTCACCAGTCGATGGCGTGGTCGACAAACTGCACTTCAATTTCCGTTCAGCTGTGATTCCGCCAGGCGAGAGTATCGCCGATATTGCCCCAATAAATAATTCGCTACACGGCGAAGCGAAGATTCCACGTAAAGACATGGGATTTGTAGAAATCGGACAGGCTGTGAAGGTAAAAATGGATACCTATAACTTCGCTAAATATGGATTTGTTGAGGGAACCATCGCCTCAATCAGCCGTTCATCCTATGAAGAAGAAGATGCTGAATTCTATTTGGCAGAGATTGAAATTAACCGAAACTTTCTTGAACGAGGAGGCACTCAATACAAGCTATCACCTTATATGGAATTTACCGCCGACGTAAAAACAGGCTCGCGTCGCGTGATCGAATACGCAGCAAAACCGGTGATGTCAGCCATCGAAGATGCATTCGATGAGAGGTAA
- a CDS encoding ATP-binding response regulator, whose product MSGKPSYNISVPALRLSILFSVVLAALAFYLYLSWSKVDSVAQVQSAPLLIQAQKLNQTIEQEIQTLQQCLSNDTCGTNEFNLVTLKSEIDEFRSLASLNKTEFSLVGATEYTQLELAINRFSDSTKTRNDVLDLYLSLTNNYLQMDDNYRTIFNNHASDLMSEKNEFFVWLFMVVVILAVIAVFSNSVAMLKLKKSSSNEREIDYEFDALYQELKELDLQRLEELLNEVSINPKQRQIYSHLKLIFSKLEDQKRNNDLYKQLYALIGYEIRGITNTINGGVQYLVQETDENGVLMAKDITSACSTLSELAENYNRLISQGTESKSKEFSLLNVLSELMIHISAKVQRNEGQLDCFISDNLPNHVEGQSTSLFWILFLQLSNAIQLKSNKKLFVTIESGAASDMENTRVTINLNFLSTLDVSVAKLNKLHWSAHKHHTANTDDLAKSVLKDYGYYESHWFQSGTQERFQIELDLKAKNFHTEKTRFDGKRLLLCANTQVRIDVMKKMLSNLGLDITEVRTANELFSAAKTFGEYDAIMLTDTFEPNKLASLSKTVKSQLKNHPNTKLLLSVTNTQHAQECHSFVDKIINSPAIPYEFIPNLLTIMEAEASEEQMENSSFLIVEDDRVQQILLKRILTKQEYEPDTVGDGADAVEHFMNKRSDIIFMDCIMPGMGGIEATKRIRQFEQENEKNPCTIIGATALTSSNEHQACIEAGMDYVISKPYKSDQIIKVINKYVAVQKLN is encoded by the coding sequence ATGAGCGGAAAACCTTCTTACAACATTTCCGTACCAGCTCTGCGACTAAGCATCTTGTTTAGCGTAGTTTTAGCTGCGCTCGCTTTCTATTTATACCTGTCTTGGTCAAAAGTAGACTCAGTTGCACAAGTGCAAAGCGCCCCACTTCTTATACAAGCTCAGAAGCTTAATCAGACCATAGAACAAGAGATTCAAACTCTACAGCAGTGCTTGAGTAACGACACTTGTGGTACTAACGAATTCAATCTAGTTACCTTGAAGAGTGAAATTGACGAGTTTAGGTCTTTAGCTTCTTTGAACAAAACTGAATTTAGCTTGGTTGGTGCGACCGAATACACCCAACTTGAATTAGCCATCAATCGCTTTTCCGACAGCACTAAAACACGCAACGACGTACTCGACTTATACCTGTCACTGACGAACAACTACCTACAGATGGACGACAACTACCGCACCATATTTAACAACCATGCGAGCGACTTAATGTCAGAGAAAAACGAGTTCTTTGTCTGGTTGTTTATGGTGGTCGTGATATTGGCCGTGATTGCCGTTTTTTCTAACTCAGTTGCCATGTTGAAACTGAAGAAATCCAGCTCTAACGAGCGAGAAATCGACTATGAATTTGATGCGCTCTATCAAGAGCTAAAGGAACTCGATTTACAAAGACTCGAAGAGCTTCTTAATGAAGTGAGCATCAACCCCAAACAACGCCAAATCTACTCTCACCTCAAACTGATTTTTAGTAAATTGGAAGACCAAAAGCGCAATAACGACCTCTACAAACAACTGTATGCGCTAATCGGCTATGAAATTCGCGGAATCACCAACACCATCAACGGCGGTGTTCAATATCTGGTTCAAGAAACCGATGAAAACGGCGTATTGATGGCGAAGGATATTACCTCTGCGTGTAGTACCTTGTCTGAGTTAGCAGAAAACTATAACCGTTTGATTTCACAGGGTACTGAAAGTAAGTCGAAGGAATTCTCGCTACTGAACGTGTTGTCTGAATTGATGATTCATATCAGCGCCAAAGTTCAGAGAAACGAAGGTCAACTTGACTGCTTTATCTCTGATAATTTGCCGAACCATGTTGAAGGCCAATCCACCAGCTTGTTCTGGATATTGTTCCTACAGCTTTCTAATGCCATCCAACTTAAATCAAACAAGAAGTTGTTCGTGACGATAGAGTCTGGCGCGGCTTCGGATATGGAAAATACGCGTGTCACCATCAATCTCAACTTCCTTTCAACGTTGGATGTCTCTGTCGCCAAGCTCAATAAGCTTCATTGGAGCGCTCACAAGCACCATACCGCTAACACCGACGACTTAGCGAAAAGCGTTTTAAAAGATTACGGTTATTACGAAAGTCACTGGTTCCAATCGGGTACACAAGAACGTTTTCAGATTGAGCTTGATCTCAAGGCGAAGAATTTCCATACAGAGAAAACTCGCTTCGACGGCAAACGTTTACTGCTGTGTGCCAATACTCAAGTTCGTATCGATGTAATGAAGAAAATGCTCAGCAACTTGGGGCTTGATATCACCGAAGTTCGCACGGCCAATGAGTTATTTTCGGCGGCAAAAACCTTCGGTGAGTACGATGCCATCATGTTGACCGACACCTTTGAACCCAACAAGTTGGCATCACTAAGTAAAACAGTGAAATCTCAACTTAAGAATCACCCAAATACCAAGTTGTTGCTGTCAGTAACCAATACTCAGCATGCGCAAGAGTGTCACAGCTTCGTCGATAAGATCATCAACTCCCCTGCGATTCCTTATGAGTTTATTCCTAACTTGCTCACCATTATGGAAGCAGAAGCATCAGAGGAACAGATGGAGAACAGTTCGTTCCTTATCGTAGAAGATGACCGAGTTCAGCAGATCTTACTTAAACGAATTCTTACCAAACAAGAGTATGAACCAGACACGGTTGGCGATGGTGCTGACGCAGTTGAGCACTTCATGAATAAACGTTCTGACATCATCTTCATGGACTGCATCATGCCTGGTATGGGCGGCATTGAAGCGACAAAACGTATTCGCCAGTTTGAACAAGAAAACGAGAAAAACCCTTGTACCATCATAGGTGCAACCGCATTGACCAGCAGTAATGAACACCAGGCTTGTATTGAGGCCGGAATGGATTACGTGATCAGCAAACCTTACAAAAGCGACCAAATCATTAAGGTGATCAACAAGTATGTGGCGGTACAGAAACTTAACTAG
- a CDS encoding TolC family protein encodes MWRYRNLTSSIMAALAFSTTPSASATTLLEAVELGLQNSLSLRASDKGVEENEYNIGISRSKFLPSLNGAADTTWNENETLLSSVPDESSSYNSNSYSLSLSQSVFNLGDIFKYGTAKLDFNIEEIKHENKIQSTISEIGSQYFEYLKNNAQIKATKVELKSSETREHQMRRNVELGNTAASELYEVIAQKEGVSNRLRTLQKDRRVILNGLSIQIQYPITPSQDIYESVPLKEINESEQRSIMDQALKLNNDLLVAKKNVERSRRSLKESGTNFLPTVSLSASYRHDDANNYDKTDITATGESNSTSVGLNLALPILSGGSDYYGYQKSSTAIERTELLYQDSLYTTRNSVNTSVLNINDFSQSISSYENIIRANYASYKGIQRAYQLGTRTITDLLAAESKLFSALRDYESARYDYIIETIKLEQVKGVLSIQSIESIMQLMSDIEGRNNQELVPKHLLSTESLKTGGRNAN; translated from the coding sequence ATGTGGCGGTACAGAAACTTAACTAGCAGCATCATGGCTGCGCTTGCATTCAGCACGACACCTTCAGCATCGGCGACGACCTTGCTTGAGGCAGTAGAACTCGGCCTGCAAAACAGCCTATCCCTTCGCGCCAGTGATAAAGGTGTGGAAGAAAACGAATACAACATTGGGATCAGCCGCTCTAAGTTTCTACCTTCGCTTAACGGCGCTGCCGATACCACATGGAATGAAAACGAAACCTTGTTATCGAGTGTGCCTGATGAGTCCTCAAGCTATAACTCAAACAGCTACAGTCTTTCCCTTTCACAATCGGTATTCAACCTAGGCGATATATTCAAATACGGAACGGCAAAGCTCGACTTCAATATCGAAGAGATTAAACACGAGAATAAAATCCAAAGCACTATCTCTGAAATCGGCTCTCAATACTTCGAGTATTTGAAAAACAACGCACAGATAAAAGCAACCAAGGTTGAGCTTAAGTCATCTGAAACGCGTGAACATCAGATGCGACGCAACGTAGAGTTAGGCAACACCGCCGCTAGTGAACTGTACGAAGTTATCGCTCAGAAAGAAGGTGTGTCAAATCGGTTAAGAACTTTGCAGAAAGACCGTCGCGTCATTCTCAACGGGCTCTCAATTCAAATTCAGTACCCTATCACTCCGTCGCAAGATATATACGAAAGCGTGCCATTAAAAGAGATTAACGAAAGCGAACAACGCTCAATCATGGATCAGGCGTTAAAGCTCAATAACGACTTGTTAGTGGCGAAGAAAAATGTCGAAAGAAGCCGCAGAAGCTTAAAAGAGAGCGGTACAAACTTCTTACCTACCGTGTCGCTTTCAGCCAGTTATCGTCACGATGACGCCAATAACTACGATAAAACCGACATCACTGCGACAGGCGAAAGCAACTCTACCAGTGTTGGCTTGAATCTAGCCTTGCCTATCTTATCTGGTGGTTCCGATTATTACGGATATCAAAAATCATCGACGGCAATTGAACGTACCGAACTGCTTTATCAAGATTCGCTTTACACCACACGCAACAGCGTGAACACCTCTGTACTCAACATTAATGATTTCTCGCAATCTATAAGCAGTTACGAAAACATCATTCGCGCTAACTACGCCTCGTACAAAGGAATCCAAAGAGCTTACCAATTAGGCACGCGTACCATCACCGATTTGCTGGCCGCTGAAAGTAAACTGTTCAGCGCCTTAAGAGACTACGAAAGCGCTCGATATGACTACATCATAGAGACCATTAAGCTTGAGCAAGTTAAGGGCGTGCTTTCGATTCAATCCATAGAAAGCATCATGCAATTGATGAGCGATATTGAAGGGCGAAACAATCAAGAACTCGTGCCGAAACACCTTCTCTCAACGGAGTCGTTGAAAACAGGAGGCCGCAATGCAAACTGA
- a CDS encoding ABC transporter transmembrane domain-containing protein has protein sequence MQTEQFSQKINMADKCYLTFSTIISTLFGLVLPFSILIIFDRVLPNQAQDTLFLLFAIILISIFLDYHLKNQEEKISSVIMRQFETNLTNKVFQSICLAEISKFRRLEPGEYLERISTIPELKTFFGGESVRALINLAVSVITILIIGLINIWAGVTLLIASLILAIFAWSLSKQKIGSLQNKSDIEGLTTSKIIEIISSPLDIKARNMEYRVESLMTQMVEEREVENIKYEQIESNFGLILALIQQLSIACVVVVLATAVINMESSQGIMAAIIMLTNRYFAPYQQVMRTASRWELNKLHIQRIAELLELAASVEHQHETTEVDRISVKYSENQRIEFELGQAYLLTGKSGTGKTHLANCITRQNSDNKLDIMINDTPLDDLNYNVWRNSVLMVDKTSSFVEGTIIDNLTCFRPSLNNTAFALCETMNIKAQIDGLPAGFYTELKGHMRNPFSRQVGYALLLVRALLASKRVLIFDDIDCVYDEEFARVVLTSTAYRANDKILIIASNKMDKLNHRLKRVKLTGGDQ, from the coding sequence ATGCAAACTGAGCAGTTTTCACAAAAGATCAATATGGCAGATAAGTGCTACCTGACTTTCTCTACGATAATTTCCACCCTGTTTGGCTTGGTACTGCCCTTCTCTATTCTGATCATTTTTGACCGAGTGTTACCCAACCAAGCACAAGATACTCTGTTCTTATTGTTCGCGATTATCTTGATTTCCATCTTCCTCGACTATCACCTGAAAAATCAGGAAGAGAAGATATCTTCCGTCATCATGAGGCAGTTTGAGACCAACTTAACCAACAAGGTGTTCCAATCCATCTGTTTGGCTGAGATCTCCAAATTCCGCCGTTTAGAACCGGGGGAATACCTAGAACGGATCTCAACCATTCCTGAGCTGAAAACCTTCTTTGGTGGCGAGTCGGTTCGAGCGCTGATCAACCTTGCCGTCAGCGTAATAACCATCCTTATTATTGGCCTCATCAACATATGGGCTGGCGTGACGCTTCTGATTGCCTCGCTCATTTTAGCTATTTTCGCTTGGAGCCTTTCTAAACAAAAGATTGGCAGCTTACAGAACAAGTCCGATATAGAGGGCTTAACGACGTCCAAAATCATTGAAATCATTTCAAGCCCGCTGGATATCAAAGCGCGAAACATGGAATACCGCGTTGAAAGCCTGATGACACAAATGGTCGAGGAACGTGAAGTTGAAAACATCAAATACGAACAGATTGAATCGAATTTTGGCTTGATCTTAGCGCTCATCCAACAACTCTCAATTGCTTGTGTTGTTGTGGTATTGGCAACAGCCGTGATCAATATGGAGTCAAGTCAAGGCATAATGGCCGCAATAATCATGCTGACCAACCGTTACTTTGCGCCCTACCAACAAGTGATGCGTACCGCGAGCCGTTGGGAATTGAACAAGCTTCACATACAGCGTATCGCCGAGCTTCTTGAACTGGCCGCGTCTGTTGAACATCAACATGAGACAACGGAAGTAGACCGTATTTCTGTTAAATATTCTGAAAATCAGCGTATTGAATTTGAACTCGGACAAGCTTATTTACTGACAGGGAAAAGTGGCACAGGCAAGACCCATCTCGCCAACTGTATTACGCGGCAGAATAGCGATAACAAACTGGATATCATGATTAATGACACGCCTCTGGATGACTTGAACTACAACGTATGGCGTAACAGCGTGCTGATGGTCGATAAAACAAGCTCGTTCGTGGAAGGAACCATTATTGATAACCTAACCTGCTTCCGACCAAGTTTGAATAATACGGCGTTTGCACTGTGCGAGACCATGAACATCAAGGCACAAATCGATGGGCTTCCTGCTGGTTTTTACACAGAACTCAAAGGCCACATGCGCAATCCATTCTCACGCCAAGTAGGTTACGCTTTATTATTGGTTCGCGCCCTGCTCGCCAGTAAGCGTGTATTGATATTTGATGATATCGATTGTGTCTATGATGAGGAATTTGCACGAGTGGTGCTCACCAGTACCGCCTATCGTGCCAATGACAAAATCCTAATCATCGCCAGTAATAAGATGGACAAACTAAACCACCGCCTCAAACGCGTAAAACTTACCGGAGGTGATCAATGA